A genomic segment from Gossypium hirsutum isolate 1008001.06 chromosome D04, Gossypium_hirsutum_v2.1, whole genome shotgun sequence encodes:
- the LOC107899266 gene encoding uncharacterized protein gives MNHSSFDISEAQVIDNYSSWFNSKNGFTGTGEESASLFHMPHLYPVPDLPQDTAYQVQHGKLSEYDSCFRGYWGDDFFSCKYTTDDDDDDDDGCNDTRARTKHEDSNQSEDQYRSYTSYCEGEFGQPDCNYYNPWSYKLFCEDDDSDSQYNGDETSSTYGHHMDDVGLFEGIFGSFPCLRQYAGINQ, from the coding sequence ATGAACCACTCGAGTTTTGACATTTCAGAAGCACAAGTCATTGATAATTACAGTTCTTGGTTTAATAGCAAAAATGGTTTTACTGGCACTGGTGAAGAATCGGCTTCCTTGTTCCATATGCCCCACCTTTATCCCGTTCCCGATCTACCACAAGACACAGCTTATCAGGTACAGCATGGGAAGCTTTCTGAATATGATTCTTGCTTTAGGGGCTACTGGGGAGACGATTTCTTCTCTTGTAAGTACACtacagatgatgatgatgatgatgatgatggatgCAACGACACCAGGGCAAGGACCAAACACGAAGACTCAAACCAAAGTGAAGACCAGTACCGAAGTTATACCAGTTACTGTGAGGGTGAATTTGGTCAGCCTGACTGTAATTATTATAACCCTTGGTCTTACAAACTATTTTGTGAAGATGATGATTCCGACAGCCAATATAATGGAGATGAAACAAGTTCCACATATGGCCACCACATGGACGACGTGGGACTTTTCGAAGGCATCTTTGGTTCTTTCCCTTGTTTACGACAATATGCAGGGATAAACCAGTGA
- the LOC107899265 gene encoding protein ALUMINUM SENSITIVE 3 translates to MLDFNSHFHLSMDWDWLFEFLKGMVKPVAALTVVLLAVLLSFMQNLGLEKEMIYSIFRAFLQLSIIGFVLQFIFNQDNSGWIVLAYLFMVSVAGYTAGQRAKHVPRGKYVAGVSILAGTTLTMFVLVVLNVFPFTPRYIIPVAGMMVGNAMTVTGVTMKRLRDDIKLQMSLVETALALGATPRQATLEQVKRALVISLSPVLDNAKTVGLISLPGAMTGLIMGGASPLEAIQLQIVVMNMLIGASTVSSIMSTYLCWPAFFTKAYQLETKVFSSD, encoded by the exons ATGCTGGATTTTAACTCTCACTTTCATCTCTCAATGGACTGGGATTGGTTGTTTGAGTTCCTAAAAGGCATGGTGAAGCCAGTGGCTGCCCTTACCGTCGTCCTCTTAGCCGTGCTCTTGTCTTTCATGCAAAACCTGGGCTTGGAAAAAGAGATGATTTATTCCATTTTCAGAGCTTTTCTTCAGCTTTCTATTATTGGGTTTGTTCTTCAGTTCATATTTAACCAGGACAACAGTGGCTGGATCGTTCTTGCCTACCTTTTCATG GTTTCAGTTGCTGGATATACAGCAGGGCAACGTGCCAAACATGTTCCCCGAGGGAAGTATGTTGCTGGAGTATCTATCCTGGCTGGCACAACACTCACCATGTTTGTTCTTGTTGTACTCAATGTTTTCCCTTTCACTCCGAGATACATTATCCCCGTCGCCGGTATGATGGTCGGAAATGCTATGACAGTAACCGGAGTCACCATGAAAAGGCTTCGAGATGATATCAAGTTACAAATGAGCCTT GTGGAGACTGCTTTGGCGCTCGGGGCAACTCCACGTCAAGCGACACTAGAACAAGTGAAAAGGGCTCTGGTGATTTCGCTCTCTCCGGTGTTGGACAATGCCAAAACGGTGGGTCTTATCTCACTTCCAGGGGCAATGACGGGCCTCATAATGGGAGGCGCTTCGCCATTAGAGGCAATTCAACTGCAGATTGTTGTGATGAACATGCTAATTGGTGCCTCTACAGTTAGCAGCATCATGTCAACTTACCTCTGTTGGCCTGCTTTCTTTACTAAAGCATACCAGTTGGAGACAAAAGTTTTCTCTTCAGATTGA